GCTCTCCGCCTGTAAATAGACGCCGCCCACCTCAAAGAGGCGCTTCGACATATATTCCGGTATCTCGTTCTGCGGAGTGATGGGATAGCCGTAGAAATATTTGCAGCCGGCCTGTACCGCCGCCTCCGCGATCGCCTCGGTGCCCTTCATCAGTACCTTCGTCATGCCGCTCCGCCCCCCTCTTCCTCTCTGAATACGCTTATCACCGCGTCGGGGCAGGTCATGGCGCAGAGGCCGCAGCCGACGCAGTCATCCGCCTTGGCCGCCTCCACCGGCCGGTAACCCTTGGCGTTTATCCTGCCGGATATGGCGAGGACTTTCCTTGGGCAGGCATAAACGCACAGCGAACAGCCCTTGCAGTATTTCTCCGAGATCTCGACTCTGCCTTTGGGCATGTAAAACACCATCCTTTCTATGATATGGCAGAAGATACATACCTAATTTAATCCGAGGTTTGACGCTCCCAGGGCAGCAGTATGCGCCGCTTCAGCTCCCAGACGGGGACGCGCCCCTCCAGCAGACGGCGCGCCTCCGCCGCGAGCTTCTCGTGCGCAATGCCGAAGAGCAGCGGCAGCCCCAGCTTTTCCGCGAAGCCGCTTACCGTGAGGATGCCCCGTGCGCAGTCGGAGGGCTCCGTATCATTCATGAAATGCGGATTCGCCACCACGGCGCTTATCCTGAGACCGCCGATCTTTTCCAGCTCGTCCCTCATCGCCGCGACCTCTTTGTATGTCCGCGTGTGCGTCCTGTAAGGATTTATCACAAAAAGGAGCTCATAGCCGCCGTCCTCTATTTCGCTCTCAAACTGTTTGAGCGCGAAGGCTCCCTGCGCGTCGCCGCCGATGTCGAGAACGAGCCGCGACCCCTTATCGGATAGCTTTGCCCGCACGTCGGGATTGACGCAGCGAAAATCACCCCAGGTAAGTTCCTTGCGCGGCATCACCAGCGAGATGTTCTCATCCTCCATCTCCTTAGTCATCGTGCGCAGGCAGAAATAGGGGTTGATGATATCCATGTCAGCGAGATGGATATGCTCCCCCGCGGCGGCAAAGGCCTTGGCGAGGCTCATCGCAAACTCCGTCTTGCCGGAACCCAGCGCGCCGGTGACAGCCACCGTATGTTCCCAGCGGTGTGAGCGCAGCAGTTCCGTATTGGCGGTCTCCGCGCTACTCCCGCTCATAGACG
The window above is part of the Cloacibacillus evryensis DSM 19522 genome. Proteins encoded here:
- a CDS encoding 4Fe-4S dicluster domain-containing protein, with the protein product MPKGRVEISEKYCKGCSLCVYACPRKVLAISGRINAKGYRPVEAAKADDCVGCGLCAMTCPDAVISVFREEEGGGAA